In the Suncus etruscus isolate mSunEtr1 chromosome 17, mSunEtr1.pri.cur, whole genome shotgun sequence genome, gggaatcctaaataaaagttttctgtATGGAGTGTCAAATCCACAAACAGCATGCTTACCTCTGGCTTTTAGATCAAGATCAGAGCAGAGTAATATTTACTTgcagtgtttttgtttgggttggttggttttgggtttggggccacacttggcattgtcagcacttactcctggctctgtgctcaggaatcattcctgacaggtctTGAGGGGCCttctgtggtgttggggattaaatctaggtAGTAGCATGCAGAtcatcttaatccctgtactatctctcttgccctagtttcaaaaaagattaaaaactgtTCCAGGGATTCTTAATTAACATAATGGAAAATCAGCAAGTCAATATAATGGTTACTTGATTCCACAGAAGATAAAGAAGCATTTCTTCTTGTTTGAAGTAACTCTCTTTAAGGTTTTATATCAAtaggcacatttttaaaaatcttactcTCCGATGAGCTGCTTAATCTCAAACAATATAAATTTAGACAAAATGGTTTTGGGGTAGTATCATCGGGAGAAAGTCACATAACCATAGGCTGAGCTAAggcagaggaaaaagaaaagatggtgtCCCTAATGTTTTAATTTGAAGTGTTAGGGTTGAATCTGGAAAGATAGTGCAaaggggtgttttgtttttgtttttgttttgtcttttttttttttttggcagggtgggagacctgagtttaatctccatTGACAAATGGTCCCTTGAAAATTGCTGGGCACAATccccatcccaccctaccccccaccCTGAGAGTGGTCTTGAaaagcaccaaaaccaaaaagagggtCAGGGAAAGGCCAGGgttcaggggccagggagatagcccagaggcccaggattcaatccccagcacagcctGGTTTCCCAAGATGCTGGGAGTAGTCTCAGAACATTACTGGGTGTTACTCCATCCCTTGCCTTCAAAATGGGTACCACAGATGGAAGAAAGACCCTTGTTCTTTCCTGCCTGGCTCCATGATACATGTAGTGAAGACCAAGACTTGGGCTTCCAGGAGGCTTCTCAGATCAGACTCCCTATTTCCTCTTTCTTGTAGTTCCAAACTCCCTGCCCAAGCTGGGGGAGCTGGAGGTTCTGCCCACCACTCACCGTTGTGAACAATCAGCCTGTACTGCCTGGCCAGGCACAGCTCCTCCTGCCTCCGCCTCACGATTCGCTGCACATCAGGGGTCAGGCCATTGGGGTTCCGGGCAAACACGAAGGAGTAGCTATCAGCGCAGGTGCCATCAAGGTTGAGGAGTCGGCAGGAGTACTGCACAGCATAGGTGTCATAATCCGTGTCGATGATCCAGTGGTCATCGTCTGCAAGCCAGAAAGCCACAAAGGCCAGGAATGTCCTTGAGTTCCAGAACACCAGGGCAATGTATTGCCAAGCCTCAAGTGAAgttgcttcctttttcttttttcttttccctgccacagggcttactcctggctctgtgctcaggaatcactcttattACTTTGAAGATTATAGGGGTTCTTGGGGTTGAATtagagtcagccacgtgcatggTAAATGCCCTGTCTGCTATACTATATCTTTGGCCCCAAAGTCACTTCCTTAAGCTGATTTTGTTTTGATAGAAAGCAGAAGACTAGAGAGAATGCTGGCACTTCTTACACAACTGTGACAAGAAAAAATGATCTTGTTCTTTACAGAAAAATGTTATGGTTTGGAGAATAAGGTACGAGGAGGGACATCATTAATTTCTACAACACTTCTTACCCTAAAAATAAATGGGATGGCTTCTTTTCAAATAATAATTGGACAATGTGAGCCAattagaaaatcaaagaaaagaggACCTGGCTTAGCAACTAAACCACCAGCCTTGAGATTTTAAGCTTCTGAGCTGGATTCCTGGTGACCTATAGGCACTGACCTCAGTCCCTAAAGTTCTGCTGTCCAGGATCTTGATGCTATTAGAGTGTATAAAGTCTCTGGCATGCAGCCAGTTGTGTGtgagaatacaggcagaggtgttACCCTGGCTCATTGCAATCACAAAGGGAAGCAGGTGAAAAATATTCACAGAATTAAGCCTTTCAATAGTTGTCTTCACCATCTACCTCCAATGATTATTTGTGCTTTTGAGGCTAATGTCAGAAGGTTATCAACTCATCCTATCCCCAATATTTGGGTGATAATCTCTTTCCTATCAGCCAGTTCAGTCATGTCTAAAACCACCCTTTGCTTTTGTCTCACAGGCTCCTATTATAATCAGTCTCCTGATTTTCTTCATCCTAGTTGCAGTTTAGAGACCcactcatatctctctctctgtctctctgtctctctctgtctctttctgtctctctgtctttctgtctctctgtctttgtctgtctctgtctctctgtctctgtctctgtctctgtctctgtctctctctctctctctctctctctctctctctctctctctctctctctctctctctctctctcctggcatAGGGAAGATGCTTGCCTAGACACTAGCAATTCTAAGACTTATATTCTTCAGAACTCCTCTGAGAGAAAACAGCTGAACTCAAGGAAACTTATTATGTTTACTCCTAGAGTTGGGGGTGCAAGCCCTGAAATAATATAACATATCAACTAGGAAGGATAAAAATGTGTTGAGAAACAACTATGCTCCGGGTTCTGCATATACCTTCTAATAGAAAACAAGTACTGTTTCTTTATTTAAGGCTCACTGACAAATACAACCATAATTAGgggtttctgagttttttttttcactcctgtTAACTTTAGTAAAAAGTCCAACATTTATCTTTTTGGCTAAACAGTGGAAGAATTTTGATCATGAAAGTTTTTGGAAGAGGGGGCATACCTGcaggagctcagggattacttctggctctgcactcagaaattactcttggcaggtttagaggaccatatgggatgctggggattgagcccaggttagtcatttgcaaagcaaatgcctaatcTACTGAGCatcctctggcccctaaatttttgtctgattttccttcttcttcttcattttttttttttttggtttttgggtcacacccggcagtgctcaggagttattcctgctctacactcagaaatcgcccccagcaggctcagggtaccatatgggatgctgggattcaaaccactgtccttctgcatgcaaggcaaatgccctactttcatgctatctctccggcccctgattttcctTCTTAAGTCATAAGTGAAATTGCTGAGTCCAGCTAGAAAAGGTAAAATCAAGTTCTTCAATATCACCCTGGTGGCAGCTGATGCTGGGTCATCTGGAGAAACAGACACCCAAATATTTCCAGCAGCAGCTATCTGTGCACAGAAACAGGAAGAGAAAGAACCAAGATTGTGTAGAGGGGAGTCCCAATCTAAGGAAGTGGGAATCCAGATAACAAGTAAGAGGTTTTGACTATTAGTTTAAAGCCAAAGAAAACTCATCAGAGGTAATTTCCTCAGGTGATCCCATTCCCTGATGATCTGCTGTCTTACAAAAGCAGGACTAGAATGTGTCCCTCTTGTGTCCTTTATCTGAGTCATTTAACCATCAGAAGGGATGAGATCATGAGAGATGCTTCCTAAAGCCCTTAGTTCTAACTGCCCAGCTGTGCCAACCAAATGGTGGCAAAGCTCTTTCTAATtgtcaaaataacaacaaacaacacACTGGCTATTGCAAAGTGATTAGAATGAGGGTTCTTGAAGCCTAAGTCAAAGAGTTGTGAAAGAGTCATCTTCTCTAGGGGTTTTCTATCTTAATAGTGAGAAGAATCACTCCAGAAGCTTCTCAAAGGCCCATGATGAGTTCCTGGCCCTAAGTGTTTGAACCAGTCCAAGGCTTGGCCACCAAGCCAcaccaaccttgaaccctgaaATATTCAGCTATAGCTGTCTAGTATgtctaatttcaaaataatatgacaGCAAATTTCATGAACATTTGGGATATTTTTTTGTACGAGAGTCCCTCTTTTTAAATACAAGTATTTTCACAAGCAGATTCATAGAGTGTagagaaggggaaaggggaaagaaggcaACCTACTCTCTGCAGCTTTCACTACCTCCTGAACAAGTCAGTTCTTAATGCCAGACGGaagtcaaacaaaaaacaaaaaatacgaGAAGTGAAAACTAAGTttgtaatcaataaaataaaaaaagaagtaaaattctaTATTAGCATACCCTACAGAAGTAGGTGAGTGCCAACAAGTGACTAATCATCAGAGGACATTTCATTCCCTTTATCCTTCAGGCAGAAGTGTATCTAAGAGACACTAGTTAGCAGTGTACTTAGTTTAGTCACTTCTCTGTCAGTCACAGTGACTTCATTTCTCAAAAAGAGCCTTGACCCTGGCCTGAAATATAAACCTGTCATCTCAAGCTGAGAAATCATAAAGTGCATTCTTACAGAGAACTTATGTCTCCTGAACTGCTCCAGGGGCCTTCTGCCTGCTAACTCATTGTACCCTCGCAAAGTAATTCCAGGAGGTCATTGCTGCAATCACCCCCTCCTGCATATGTG is a window encoding:
- the RBP4 gene encoding retinol-binding protein 4, producing MEWVWALVLLAVLGSGRAATRDCRVSRFRVKENFDKARFAGTWYAMAKKDPEGLFLQDNIVAEFSVDENGQMSAKAKGRVRLLNNWDVCADMVGTFTDTEDPAKFKMKYWGVASFLQKGHDDHWIIDTDYDTYAVQYSCRLLNLDGTCADSYSFVFARNPNGLTPDVQRIVRRRQEELCLARQYRLIVHNGEWWAEPPAPPAWAGSLELQERGNRESDLRSLLEAQVLVFTTCIMEPGRKEQGSFFHLWYPF